One window from the genome of Oreochromis niloticus isolate F11D_XX linkage group LG20, O_niloticus_UMD_NMBU, whole genome shotgun sequence encodes:
- the rer1 gene encoding protein RER1 isoform X1 — MSEGDSAGESIHGKPSVVAAFFTRVGQVYQSWLDKSTPFYAMRWAGTLLLTLVYMIRVYLLQGWYIVTYALGIYHLNLFIAFLSPKVDPSLLEEDEGPSLPTKQNEEFRPFIRRLPEFKFWHSATKGIVIAMICTFFDAFNVPVFWPILVMYFIMLFCITMKRQIKHMVKYRYLPFTHGKRTYKGKEDTGKAFAS; from the exons ATGTCAGAAGGGGACAGTGCTGGGGAGTCAATCCATGGGAAACCTTCTGTTGTTGCTGCCTTTTTCACACGAGTTGGACAG GTCTATCAGTCATGGCTAGACAAGTCAACACCATTCTATGCAATGCGATGGGCAGGAACTCTACTACTTACTCTTGTCTACATGATCAGAGTATATCTACTACAG GGTTGGTATATAGTAACATATGCTTTGGGAATCTACCATCTCAACCTGTTCATTGCTTTTCTGTCGCCAAAAGTGGATCCctcactgcttgaagaag ATGAGGGCCCATCCCTTCCTACCAAGCAGAACGAGGAGTTCCGCCCTTTCATCAGGAGGTTGCCTGAATTCAAATTCTG GCATTCAGCGACAAAAGGCATCGTCATCGCCAtgatttgcacattttttgATGCCTTCAACGTGCCAGTATTCTGGCCTATACTTGTAATGTACTTCATCATGCTCTTTTGCATCACCATGAAGAGGCAGATTAAG CATATGGTCAAGTACAGATACCTACCCTTCACACATGGGAAGAGGACATACAAAGGCAAGGAAGACACAGGGAAAGCTTTTGCTAGTTAA
- the rer1 gene encoding protein RER1 isoform X2 produces the protein MSEGDSAGESIHGKPSVVAAFFTRVGQVYQSWLDKSTPFYAMRWAGTLLLTLVYMIRVYLLQGWYIVTYALGIYHLNLFIAFLSPKVDPSLLEEDEGPSLPTKQNEEFRPFIRRLPEFKFWHSATKGIVIAMICTFFDAFNVPVFWPILVMYFIMLFCITMKRQIKHMVKYRYLPFTHGKRTYKEET, from the exons ATGTCAGAAGGGGACAGTGCTGGGGAGTCAATCCATGGGAAACCTTCTGTTGTTGCTGCCTTTTTCACACGAGTTGGACAG GTCTATCAGTCATGGCTAGACAAGTCAACACCATTCTATGCAATGCGATGGGCAGGAACTCTACTACTTACTCTTGTCTACATGATCAGAGTATATCTACTACAG GGTTGGTATATAGTAACATATGCTTTGGGAATCTACCATCTCAACCTGTTCATTGCTTTTCTGTCGCCAAAAGTGGATCCctcactgcttgaagaag ATGAGGGCCCATCCCTTCCTACCAAGCAGAACGAGGAGTTCCGCCCTTTCATCAGGAGGTTGCCTGAATTCAAATTCTG GCATTCAGCGACAAAAGGCATCGTCATCGCCAtgatttgcacattttttgATGCCTTCAACGTGCCAGTATTCTGGCCTATACTTGTAATGTACTTCATCATGCTCTTTTGCATCACCATGAAGAGGCAGATTAAG CATATGGTCAAGTACAGATACCTACCCTTCACACATGGGAAGAGGACATACAAAG aggaaacataa
- the LOC100696711 gene encoding LOW QUALITY PROTEIN: taste receptor type 1 member 1 (The sequence of the model RefSeq protein was modified relative to this genomic sequence to represent the inferred CDS: inserted 1 base in 1 codon), whose translation MKSIVVYQCVLGCFLYALAQYTLSTSEFRVEGDYLIGGLFDIHQLNDSLLHQRPEAIDCLSAPFILSSYRRFQMMRFSVEEINNSTKLLPNVSLGYEIFDLCTDTVSFPGPLNLIAVNGLINPLEEPHKNLSKVIAVVGTYTSPQARAVAPLFMMNLIPMVSYGASSSIFSRKQTFPSFLRTVHPNEEVIKGIVSIVKQFNWKWVAFLYVNNDYGTDGLDLFLKAINETDICLAYTKGLDQDTDYSLMFRQIDAENINIIIVFAPEWSVEELMKSVKRENVTNKVWIAGDAWSLNKKIRDQMQEIKNIGTVLGVAQPKMSIPGFSEFIQSFKAQTHCENAEQQKFCNQICNCSSLTAEEIIDADPSFSFPVYSAVYSIAHALHNILQCGADGCKDNITVYPHMVLTELRKTNFTLLNQTIQFDENGDPMFGSHSVVFWGPSGDVQEVGSYTCHPSFHFFINDTKIQWHTRAQVPTAVCSEECKMGYKKTQLRIHKCCFSCTICPRGTYINSTDNPSKCITCNDTEWSEEGSTSCSLRVKEYTPFTDIWALGIMVGAFILVFISLALSVLFALNYNTPVVKSAGGPMCFLILGCLSLSSLSVFFYFGKPTVAFCILRYLPFFLFFTICLACFVVRAFLIVXHFQNSYQVPSAVQLVDKISRAVDVHCCGVCDTGNLTSY comes from the exons ATGAAAAGCATTGTTGTTTATCAGTGTGTACTGGGATGTTTTCTATATGCTTTGGCTCAATACACTCTTTCAACATCTGAGTTTCGGGTGGAAGGAGATTATTTGATAGGTGGACTTTTTGATATTCATCAGCTGAATGACTCTCTTCTTCATCAAAGACCAGAAGCCATTGACTGCTTGAG TGCACCTTTTATTCTGTCCAGTTATCGAAGGTTTCAAATGATGAGATTCTCTGTAGAAGAAATCAACAATTCTACCAAGCTACTGCCAAATGTGTCACTTGGCTATGAAATATTTGACCTCTGCACAGATACTGTGAGTTTCCCAGGACCTTTAAACCTAATCGCTGTTAATGGTTTAATCAATCCTCTGGAAGAACCACACAAGAACTTATCCAAAGTTATAGCAGTGGTCGGGACTTATACAAGCCCTCAGGCACGAGCTGTAGCCCCACTGTTCATGATGAATCTCATTCCAATG GTCAGTTATGGAGCTTCCAGTTCAATCTTTTCAAGAAAACAGACCTTTCCCTCTTTCTTAAGAACAGTGCATCCCAATGAAGAGGTCATAAAAGGCATTGTTAGTATTGTCAAGCAATTCAACTGGAAATGGGTTGCTTTTCTTTATGTTAATAATGATTATGGAACCGATGGCCTGgacttgtttttaaaagcaatTAATGAGACTGACATCTGCCTTGCATATACCAAAGGCCTTGATCAAGATACAGATTACAGTCTAATGTTTAGACAGATTGATGCAGAAAACATTAATATCATTATTGTTTTTGCACCTGAATGGAGTGTTGAAGAACTCATGAAGTcagtaaaaagagaaaatgttacAAACAAGGTGTGGATAGCAGGGGATGCATGGTCCCTAAACAAAAAGATAAGAGACCAGATGcaagaaatcaaaaatattGGAACTGTACTTGGGGTTGCTCAGCCTAAAATGTCAATACCTGGTTTTAGTGAGTTCATACAGTCTTTCAAAGCCCAGACTCACTGTGAAAATGCAGAGCAACAGAAGTTTTGTAATCAAATTTGCAACTGCAGTAGCCTAACTGCTGAAGAAATCATTGATGCAGATCCATCGTTCTCTTTTCCTGTTTATTCTGCCGTGTATTCCATTGCTCATGCCTTACACAATATCTTACAATGTGGAGCTGACGGATGTAAAGACAATATTACAGTCTACCCCCATATG GTTCTTACAGAGTTGAGGAAGACAAATTTTACCCTTTTAAACCAAACCATTCAGTTTGATGAGAATGGTGACCCCATGTTTGGATCCCACTCAGTCGTTTTTTGGGGCCCCAGTGGTGATGTGCAGGAAGTGGGCTCTTATACTTGTCATCCATCATTCCATTTCTTCATCAACGACACCAAAATTCAGTGGCATACAAGGGCACAA GTACCAACTGCAGTGTGTTCTGAAGAATGTAAAATGGGCTACAAGAAAACACAACTCAGAATCCACAAGTGTTGCTTCAGTTGCACAATTTGTCCACGTGGGACTTATATCAACAGCACAG ACAATCCCTCCAAGTGCATCACCTGTAACGACACAGAATGGTCTGAAGAAGGAAGTACATCATGCAGTCTGCGGGTAAAGGAGTATACACCATTTACAGACATTTGGGCTCTAGGGATCATGGTcggtgcttttattttggtgttCATCTCACTGGCCTTGTCTGTTCTCTTTGCCCTGAACTACAACACACCTGTTGTCAAATCTGCTGGAGGACCAATGTGCTTCCTAATTCTAGGTTGTCTCAGTCTGTCTAGTCttagtgtatttttttattttggcaaaCCAACAGTTGCTTTTTGTATCTTAAGatatttaccattttttttattcttcacCATTTGCTTAGCATGTTTTGTTGTACGTGCATTTCTAATTG tgcattttcaaaacagctaCCAAGTTCCCAGTGCTGTACAGCTGGTGGATAAAATATCACGGGCAGTGGATGTTCATTGCTGTGGTGTTTGTGACACAGGCAATCTTACTTCTTATTAA